Proteins encoded together in one Canis aureus isolate CA01 chromosome 21, VMU_Caureus_v.1.0, whole genome shotgun sequence window:
- the CFL1 gene encoding cofilin-1: MASGVAVSDGVIKVFNDMKVRKSSTPEEVKKRKKAVLFCLSEDKKNIILEEGKEILVGDVGQTVDDPYATFVKMLPDKDCRYALYDATYETKESKKEDLVFIFWAPESAPLKSKMIYASSKDAIKKKLTGIKHELQANCYEEVKDRCTLAEKLGGSAVISLEGKPL; encoded by the exons ATG GCCTCTGGCGTGGCGGTTTCTGATGGCGTCATCAAAGTGTTCAATGACATGAAGGTGCGTAAGTCTTCAACACCCGAGGAAGTGAAGAAGCGCAAGAAGGCAGTTCTTTTCTGCCTGAGCGAGGACAAGAAGAACATCATCCTCGAGGAGGGCAAGGAGATCCTGGTAGGTGATGTGGGCCAGACTGTAGATGACCCCTACGCCACCTTTGTCAAGATGCTACCAGACAAGGACTGCCGCTATGCCCTCTATGACGCAACCTATGAGACCAAGGAGAGCAAGAAGGAGGACCTGGTGTTTATCTTCTG GGCACCTGAGTCTGCACCCCTTAAGAGCAAAATGATTTATGCCAGCTCCAAGGATGCCATCAAGAAAAAGCTGACTG GGATCAAGCATGAGTTACAAGCAAATTGCTACGAGGAGGTCAAGGACCGCTGCACCCTGGCAGAGAAACTGGGGGGCAGTGCCGTCATCTCTCTGGAGGGCAAGCCTTTGtga
- the MUS81 gene encoding structure-specific endonuclease subunit MUS81 isoform X3, whose protein sequence is MAASVRLGRKRPLPVCPNPLFVRWLTEWRDEAASRGRRTQFVFQKALRSLRRYPLPLRSGKEAKILQHFGDRLCRMLDQRLQQHKASGGDHARSSPSGEKSSTPEGPPARVRDSSVPIPAQPKAGGSGSYWPARHSGARAVLLLLYRERLNPSGRSFLTKEELLQRCAQKAPRVALGSTRPWPALRSLLHRNLVLRTHQPARYSLTPEGLELAQKLAESEGLSSLDVGFRPEEPPGKEPEVPGAASAELGASEGSVQQLPLELGPGEYRVLLCVDVGEAKGAGHRPKLLLELQRLHVTHVVRKLHVGDFVWVAQETRPRDPARPGELVLDHIVERKRLDDLCSSIIDGRFREQKFRLKRCGLGHRVYLVEEHGSAHHLSLPESTLLQAVTNTQVIDGFFVKRTADIKESAAYLALLTLGLQRLYQGHTLRSRPWGTSGDPESRPGPSPHPLCSLLTFSDFNAGAMKNKAQCVQEVFARQLMQVRGVSGEKAAAIVGQYSTPASLLAAYDACVTPKEQEMLLSTIKCGRLQRNLGPALSRIFSQLYCCYSPLT, encoded by the exons ATGGCAGCGTCGGTCCGCCTGGGCCGGAAACGCCCGCTGCCCGTTTGCCCCAACCCGCTCTTCGTTCGCTGGCTAACCGAATGGCGGGACGAGGCAGCCAGTAGGGGGCGCCGCACGCAATTCGTATTTCAGAAG GCGCTGCGCTCCCTCCGGCGGTACCCACTGCCCCTGCGCAGCGGCAAGGAAGCTAAGATCTTGCAGCACTTCGGAGACAGGCTGTGCCGTATGCTGGACCAGCGGCTGCAGCAGCACAAAGCATCGGGGG GTGACCATGCCCGGAGTTCACCTTCTGGAGAGAAGAGTTCAACCCCAGAAGGGCCACCTGCGAGAGTCCGAGACTCTTCCGTGCCA ATTCCAGCCCAGCCCAAAGCAGGAGGCTCTGGCAGCTACTGGCCAGCTCGGCACTCAGGAGCACGAGCAGTACTGCTGCTGCTTTACAGGGAACGCTTG AATCCTAGTGGCCGTAGTTTCCTAACGAAGGAGGAGCTGCTGCAGAGATGTGCTCAGAAAGCTCCCAGG GTGGCTCTTGGGAGTACTCGACCCTGGCCAGCCCTCCGCTCCCTCCTCCACAGGAACCTGGTTCTCAGGACACACCAGCCAGCCAG GTACTCGCTGACTCCGGAGGGTCTGGAGCTGGCCCAGAAGCTGGCTGAGTCAGAGGGCCTGAGCTCACTGGATGTGGGCTTCAGGCCAGAGGAGCCCCCTGGGAAGGAGCCAGAAGTGCCAGGAGCGGCCTCTGCTGAGct TGGTGCTAGTGAAGGGAGTGTCCAGCAGCTGCCACTGGAGCTTGGGCCTGGAGAGTACAGGGTGCTGTTGTGTGTGGACGTTGGCGAAGCCAAGGG GGCAGGGCACAGGCCAAAATTGCTCCTGGAGCTACAGCGGCTGCACGTGACCCATGTAGTGCGCAAGTTGCACGTCGGGGACTTcgtgtgggtggctcaggagaCCAGGCCCAGAGACCCAG CAAGACCTGGGGAGCTCGTCCTGGACCACATCGTGGAGCGCAAGCGGCTAGATGATCTGTGTAGCAGCATCATAGATGGCCGCTTCCGAGAGCAGAAG TTCCGGCTGAAGCGCTGTGGTCTGGGGCACAGAGTATACCTGGTGGAGGAGCATGGCTCTGCACACCACCTTAGCCTTCCTGAGAGCACGCTGCTGCAGGCTGTCACCAACACTCAG GTCATCGATGGCTTCTTTGTGAAGCGCACAGCAGACATCAAGGAGTCAGCTGCCTACCTGGCCCTCTTGACACTGGGCTTGCAGAGGCTCTACCAG GGCCATACCCTACGCAGTCGCCCCTGGGGAACCTCAGGGGATCCTGAATCAAGGCCTGGGCCCTCCCCACATCCTCTCTGCTCACTCCTCACCTTCAGTGACTTCAACGCAGGAGCCATGAAGAACAAG GCCCAGTGTGTGCAGGAGGTGTTCGCCAGGCAGCTGATGCAGGTGCGGGGAGTGAGTGGGGAGAAGGCAGCAGCCATAGTGGGCCAGTACAGCACCCCTGCCAG cctcctggcCGCCTATGACGCCTGTGTCACCCCCAAGGAACAGGAGATGCTGCTGAGCACCATCAAGTGTGGTCGACTGCAAAG GAATCTGGGGCCTGCTCTGAGCAGAATCTTTTCCCAGCTCTACTGCTGCTACAGCCCTCTGACCTGA
- the MUS81 gene encoding structure-specific endonuclease subunit MUS81 isoform X1: protein MAASVRLGRKRPLPVCPNPLFVRWLTEWRDEAASRGRRTQFVFQKALRSLRRYPLPLRSGKEAKILQHFGDRLCRMLDQRLQQHKASGGDHARSSPSGEKSSTPEGPPARVRDSSVPIPAQPKAGGSGSYWPARHSGARAVLLLLYRERLNPSGRSFLTKEELLQRCAQKAPRVALGSTRPWPALRSLLHRNLVLRTHQPARILGTALQRGGRSLSEMCLLQTRKHSWAGPKEADLRSKSTACRWRYSLTPEGLELAQKLAESEGLSSLDVGFRPEEPPGKEPEVPGAASAELGASEGSVQQLPLELGPGEYRVLLCVDVGEAKGAGHRPKLLLELQRLHVTHVVRKLHVGDFVWVAQETRPRDPARPGELVLDHIVERKRLDDLCSSIIDGRFREQKFRLKRCGLGHRVYLVEEHGSAHHLSLPESTLLQAVTNTQVIDGFFVKRTADIKESAAYLALLTLGLQRLYQGHTLRSRPWGTSGDPESRPGPSPHPLCSLLTFSDFNAGAMKNKAQCVQEVFARQLMQVRGVSGEKAAAIVGQYSTPASLLAAYDACVTPKEQEMLLSTIKCGRLQRNLGPALSRIFSQLYCCYSPLT, encoded by the exons ATGGCAGCGTCGGTCCGCCTGGGCCGGAAACGCCCGCTGCCCGTTTGCCCCAACCCGCTCTTCGTTCGCTGGCTAACCGAATGGCGGGACGAGGCAGCCAGTAGGGGGCGCCGCACGCAATTCGTATTTCAGAAG GCGCTGCGCTCCCTCCGGCGGTACCCACTGCCCCTGCGCAGCGGCAAGGAAGCTAAGATCTTGCAGCACTTCGGAGACAGGCTGTGCCGTATGCTGGACCAGCGGCTGCAGCAGCACAAAGCATCGGGGG GTGACCATGCCCGGAGTTCACCTTCTGGAGAGAAGAGTTCAACCCCAGAAGGGCCACCTGCGAGAGTCCGAGACTCTTCCGTGCCA ATTCCAGCCCAGCCCAAAGCAGGAGGCTCTGGCAGCTACTGGCCAGCTCGGCACTCAGGAGCACGAGCAGTACTGCTGCTGCTTTACAGGGAACGCTTG AATCCTAGTGGCCGTAGTTTCCTAACGAAGGAGGAGCTGCTGCAGAGATGTGCTCAGAAAGCTCCCAGG GTGGCTCTTGGGAGTACTCGACCCTGGCCAGCCCTCCGCTCCCTCCTCCACAGGAACCTGGTTCTCAGGACACACCAGCCAGCCAG AATTTTAGGAACAGCActccagagaggaggaagaagtttGTCTGAAATGTGCTTGTTGCAGACTAGGAAACATTCCTGGGCAGGTCCAAAAGAAGCTGATCTGAGGAGCAAGAGCACAGCCTGtcggtggag GTACTCGCTGACTCCGGAGGGTCTGGAGCTGGCCCAGAAGCTGGCTGAGTCAGAGGGCCTGAGCTCACTGGATGTGGGCTTCAGGCCAGAGGAGCCCCCTGGGAAGGAGCCAGAAGTGCCAGGAGCGGCCTCTGCTGAGct TGGTGCTAGTGAAGGGAGTGTCCAGCAGCTGCCACTGGAGCTTGGGCCTGGAGAGTACAGGGTGCTGTTGTGTGTGGACGTTGGCGAAGCCAAGGG GGCAGGGCACAGGCCAAAATTGCTCCTGGAGCTACAGCGGCTGCACGTGACCCATGTAGTGCGCAAGTTGCACGTCGGGGACTTcgtgtgggtggctcaggagaCCAGGCCCAGAGACCCAG CAAGACCTGGGGAGCTCGTCCTGGACCACATCGTGGAGCGCAAGCGGCTAGATGATCTGTGTAGCAGCATCATAGATGGCCGCTTCCGAGAGCAGAAG TTCCGGCTGAAGCGCTGTGGTCTGGGGCACAGAGTATACCTGGTGGAGGAGCATGGCTCTGCACACCACCTTAGCCTTCCTGAGAGCACGCTGCTGCAGGCTGTCACCAACACTCAG GTCATCGATGGCTTCTTTGTGAAGCGCACAGCAGACATCAAGGAGTCAGCTGCCTACCTGGCCCTCTTGACACTGGGCTTGCAGAGGCTCTACCAG GGCCATACCCTACGCAGTCGCCCCTGGGGAACCTCAGGGGATCCTGAATCAAGGCCTGGGCCCTCCCCACATCCTCTCTGCTCACTCCTCACCTTCAGTGACTTCAACGCAGGAGCCATGAAGAACAAG GCCCAGTGTGTGCAGGAGGTGTTCGCCAGGCAGCTGATGCAGGTGCGGGGAGTGAGTGGGGAGAAGGCAGCAGCCATAGTGGGCCAGTACAGCACCCCTGCCAG cctcctggcCGCCTATGACGCCTGTGTCACCCCCAAGGAACAGGAGATGCTGCTGAGCACCATCAAGTGTGGTCGACTGCAAAG GAATCTGGGGCCTGCTCTGAGCAGAATCTTTTCCCAGCTCTACTGCTGCTACAGCCCTCTGACCTGA
- the MUS81 gene encoding structure-specific endonuclease subunit MUS81 isoform X2, with translation MAASVRLGRKRPLPVCPNPLFVRWLTEWRDEAASRGRRTQFVFQKALRSLRRYPLPLRSGKEAKILQHFGDRLCRMLDQRLQQHKASGGDHARSSPSGEKSSTPEGPPARVRDSSVPIPAQPKAGGSGSYWPARHSGARAVLLLLYRERLNPSGRSFLTKEELLQRCAQKAPRVALGSTRPWPALRSLLHRNLVLRTHQPARILGTALQRGGRSLSEMCLLQTRKHSWAGPKEADLRSKSTACRWRYSLTPEGLELAQKLAESEGLSSLDVGFRPEEPPGKEPEVPGAASAELGASEGSVQQLPLELGPGEYRVLLCVDVGEAKGAGHRPKLLLELQRLHVTHVVRKLHVGDFVWVAQETRPRDPARPGELVLDHIVERKRLDDLCSSIIDGRFREQKFRLKRCGLGHRVYLVEEHGSAHHLSLPESTLLQAVTNTQVIDGFFVKRTADIKESAAYLALLTLGLQRLYQAQCVQEVFARQLMQVRGVSGEKAAAIVGQYSTPASLLAAYDACVTPKEQEMLLSTIKCGRLQRNLGPALSRIFSQLYCCYSPLT, from the exons ATGGCAGCGTCGGTCCGCCTGGGCCGGAAACGCCCGCTGCCCGTTTGCCCCAACCCGCTCTTCGTTCGCTGGCTAACCGAATGGCGGGACGAGGCAGCCAGTAGGGGGCGCCGCACGCAATTCGTATTTCAGAAG GCGCTGCGCTCCCTCCGGCGGTACCCACTGCCCCTGCGCAGCGGCAAGGAAGCTAAGATCTTGCAGCACTTCGGAGACAGGCTGTGCCGTATGCTGGACCAGCGGCTGCAGCAGCACAAAGCATCGGGGG GTGACCATGCCCGGAGTTCACCTTCTGGAGAGAAGAGTTCAACCCCAGAAGGGCCACCTGCGAGAGTCCGAGACTCTTCCGTGCCA ATTCCAGCCCAGCCCAAAGCAGGAGGCTCTGGCAGCTACTGGCCAGCTCGGCACTCAGGAGCACGAGCAGTACTGCTGCTGCTTTACAGGGAACGCTTG AATCCTAGTGGCCGTAGTTTCCTAACGAAGGAGGAGCTGCTGCAGAGATGTGCTCAGAAAGCTCCCAGG GTGGCTCTTGGGAGTACTCGACCCTGGCCAGCCCTCCGCTCCCTCCTCCACAGGAACCTGGTTCTCAGGACACACCAGCCAGCCAG AATTTTAGGAACAGCActccagagaggaggaagaagtttGTCTGAAATGTGCTTGTTGCAGACTAGGAAACATTCCTGGGCAGGTCCAAAAGAAGCTGATCTGAGGAGCAAGAGCACAGCCTGtcggtggag GTACTCGCTGACTCCGGAGGGTCTGGAGCTGGCCCAGAAGCTGGCTGAGTCAGAGGGCCTGAGCTCACTGGATGTGGGCTTCAGGCCAGAGGAGCCCCCTGGGAAGGAGCCAGAAGTGCCAGGAGCGGCCTCTGCTGAGct TGGTGCTAGTGAAGGGAGTGTCCAGCAGCTGCCACTGGAGCTTGGGCCTGGAGAGTACAGGGTGCTGTTGTGTGTGGACGTTGGCGAAGCCAAGGG GGCAGGGCACAGGCCAAAATTGCTCCTGGAGCTACAGCGGCTGCACGTGACCCATGTAGTGCGCAAGTTGCACGTCGGGGACTTcgtgtgggtggctcaggagaCCAGGCCCAGAGACCCAG CAAGACCTGGGGAGCTCGTCCTGGACCACATCGTGGAGCGCAAGCGGCTAGATGATCTGTGTAGCAGCATCATAGATGGCCGCTTCCGAGAGCAGAAG TTCCGGCTGAAGCGCTGTGGTCTGGGGCACAGAGTATACCTGGTGGAGGAGCATGGCTCTGCACACCACCTTAGCCTTCCTGAGAGCACGCTGCTGCAGGCTGTCACCAACACTCAG GTCATCGATGGCTTCTTTGTGAAGCGCACAGCAGACATCAAGGAGTCAGCTGCCTACCTGGCCCTCTTGACACTGGGCTTGCAGAGGCTCTACCAG GCCCAGTGTGTGCAGGAGGTGTTCGCCAGGCAGCTGATGCAGGTGCGGGGAGTGAGTGGGGAGAAGGCAGCAGCCATAGTGGGCCAGTACAGCACCCCTGCCAG cctcctggcCGCCTATGACGCCTGTGTCACCCCCAAGGAACAGGAGATGCTGCTGAGCACCATCAAGTGTGGTCGACTGCAAAG GAATCTGGGGCCTGCTCTGAGCAGAATCTTTTCCCAGCTCTACTGCTGCTACAGCCCTCTGACCTGA
- the MUS81 gene encoding structure-specific endonuclease subunit MUS81 isoform X4 has protein sequence MAASVRLGRKRPLPVCPNPLFVRWLTEWRDEAASRGRRTQFVFQKIPAQPKAGGSGSYWPARHSGARAVLLLLYRERLNPSGRSFLTKEELLQRCAQKAPRVALGSTRPWPALRSLLHRNLVLRTHQPARILGTALQRGGRSLSEMCLLQTRKHSWAGPKEADLRSKSTACRWRYSLTPEGLELAQKLAESEGLSSLDVGFRPEEPPGKEPEVPGAASAELGASEGSVQQLPLELGPGEYRVLLCVDVGEAKGAGHRPKLLLELQRLHVTHVVRKLHVGDFVWVAQETRPRDPARPGELVLDHIVERKRLDDLCSSIIDGRFREQKFRLKRCGLGHRVYLVEEHGSAHHLSLPESTLLQAVTNTQVIDGFFVKRTADIKESAAYLALLTLGLQRLYQGHTLRSRPWGTSGDPESRPGPSPHPLCSLLTFSDFNAGAMKNKAQCVQEVFARQLMQVRGVSGEKAAAIVGQYSTPASLLAAYDACVTPKEQEMLLSTIKCGRLQRNLGPALSRIFSQLYCCYSPLT, from the exons ATGGCAGCGTCGGTCCGCCTGGGCCGGAAACGCCCGCTGCCCGTTTGCCCCAACCCGCTCTTCGTTCGCTGGCTAACCGAATGGCGGGACGAGGCAGCCAGTAGGGGGCGCCGCACGCAATTCGTATTTCAGAAG ATTCCAGCCCAGCCCAAAGCAGGAGGCTCTGGCAGCTACTGGCCAGCTCGGCACTCAGGAGCACGAGCAGTACTGCTGCTGCTTTACAGGGAACGCTTG AATCCTAGTGGCCGTAGTTTCCTAACGAAGGAGGAGCTGCTGCAGAGATGTGCTCAGAAAGCTCCCAGG GTGGCTCTTGGGAGTACTCGACCCTGGCCAGCCCTCCGCTCCCTCCTCCACAGGAACCTGGTTCTCAGGACACACCAGCCAGCCAG AATTTTAGGAACAGCActccagagaggaggaagaagtttGTCTGAAATGTGCTTGTTGCAGACTAGGAAACATTCCTGGGCAGGTCCAAAAGAAGCTGATCTGAGGAGCAAGAGCACAGCCTGtcggtggag GTACTCGCTGACTCCGGAGGGTCTGGAGCTGGCCCAGAAGCTGGCTGAGTCAGAGGGCCTGAGCTCACTGGATGTGGGCTTCAGGCCAGAGGAGCCCCCTGGGAAGGAGCCAGAAGTGCCAGGAGCGGCCTCTGCTGAGct TGGTGCTAGTGAAGGGAGTGTCCAGCAGCTGCCACTGGAGCTTGGGCCTGGAGAGTACAGGGTGCTGTTGTGTGTGGACGTTGGCGAAGCCAAGGG GGCAGGGCACAGGCCAAAATTGCTCCTGGAGCTACAGCGGCTGCACGTGACCCATGTAGTGCGCAAGTTGCACGTCGGGGACTTcgtgtgggtggctcaggagaCCAGGCCCAGAGACCCAG CAAGACCTGGGGAGCTCGTCCTGGACCACATCGTGGAGCGCAAGCGGCTAGATGATCTGTGTAGCAGCATCATAGATGGCCGCTTCCGAGAGCAGAAG TTCCGGCTGAAGCGCTGTGGTCTGGGGCACAGAGTATACCTGGTGGAGGAGCATGGCTCTGCACACCACCTTAGCCTTCCTGAGAGCACGCTGCTGCAGGCTGTCACCAACACTCAG GTCATCGATGGCTTCTTTGTGAAGCGCACAGCAGACATCAAGGAGTCAGCTGCCTACCTGGCCCTCTTGACACTGGGCTTGCAGAGGCTCTACCAG GGCCATACCCTACGCAGTCGCCCCTGGGGAACCTCAGGGGATCCTGAATCAAGGCCTGGGCCCTCCCCACATCCTCTCTGCTCACTCCTCACCTTCAGTGACTTCAACGCAGGAGCCATGAAGAACAAG GCCCAGTGTGTGCAGGAGGTGTTCGCCAGGCAGCTGATGCAGGTGCGGGGAGTGAGTGGGGAGAAGGCAGCAGCCATAGTGGGCCAGTACAGCACCCCTGCCAG cctcctggcCGCCTATGACGCCTGTGTCACCCCCAAGGAACAGGAGATGCTGCTGAGCACCATCAAGTGTGGTCGACTGCAAAG GAATCTGGGGCCTGCTCTGAGCAGAATCTTTTCCCAGCTCTACTGCTGCTACAGCCCTCTGACCTGA
- the MUS81 gene encoding structure-specific endonuclease subunit MUS81 isoform X5, producing the protein MAASVRLGRKRPLPVCPNPLFVRWLTEWRDEAASRGRRTQFVFQKALRSLRRYPLPLRSGKEAKILQHFGDRLCRMLDQRLQQHKASGGDHARSSPSGEKSSTPEGPPARVRDSSVPIPAQPKAGGSGSYWPARHSGARAVLLLLYRERLNPSGRSFLTKEELLQRCAQKAPRVALGSTRPWPALRSLLHRNLVLRTHQPASGASEGSVQQLPLELGPGEYRVLLCVDVGEAKGAGHRPKLLLELQRLHVTHVVRKLHVGDFVWVAQETRPRDPARPGELVLDHIVERKRLDDLCSSIIDGRFREQKFRLKRCGLGHRVYLVEEHGSAHHLSLPESTLLQAVTNTQVIDGFFVKRTADIKESAAYLALLTLGLQRLYQGHTLRSRPWGTSGDPESRPGPSPHPLCSLLTFSDFNAGAMKNKAQCVQEVFARQLMQVRGVSGEKAAAIVGQYSTPASLLAAYDACVTPKEQEMLLSTIKCGRLQRNLGPALSRIFSQLYCCYSPLT; encoded by the exons ATGGCAGCGTCGGTCCGCCTGGGCCGGAAACGCCCGCTGCCCGTTTGCCCCAACCCGCTCTTCGTTCGCTGGCTAACCGAATGGCGGGACGAGGCAGCCAGTAGGGGGCGCCGCACGCAATTCGTATTTCAGAAG GCGCTGCGCTCCCTCCGGCGGTACCCACTGCCCCTGCGCAGCGGCAAGGAAGCTAAGATCTTGCAGCACTTCGGAGACAGGCTGTGCCGTATGCTGGACCAGCGGCTGCAGCAGCACAAAGCATCGGGGG GTGACCATGCCCGGAGTTCACCTTCTGGAGAGAAGAGTTCAACCCCAGAAGGGCCACCTGCGAGAGTCCGAGACTCTTCCGTGCCA ATTCCAGCCCAGCCCAAAGCAGGAGGCTCTGGCAGCTACTGGCCAGCTCGGCACTCAGGAGCACGAGCAGTACTGCTGCTGCTTTACAGGGAACGCTTG AATCCTAGTGGCCGTAGTTTCCTAACGAAGGAGGAGCTGCTGCAGAGATGTGCTCAGAAAGCTCCCAGG GTGGCTCTTGGGAGTACTCGACCCTGGCCAGCCCTCCGCTCCCTCCTCCACAGGAACCTGGTTCTCAGGACACACCAGCCAGCCAG TGGTGCTAGTGAAGGGAGTGTCCAGCAGCTGCCACTGGAGCTTGGGCCTGGAGAGTACAGGGTGCTGTTGTGTGTGGACGTTGGCGAAGCCAAGGG GGCAGGGCACAGGCCAAAATTGCTCCTGGAGCTACAGCGGCTGCACGTGACCCATGTAGTGCGCAAGTTGCACGTCGGGGACTTcgtgtgggtggctcaggagaCCAGGCCCAGAGACCCAG CAAGACCTGGGGAGCTCGTCCTGGACCACATCGTGGAGCGCAAGCGGCTAGATGATCTGTGTAGCAGCATCATAGATGGCCGCTTCCGAGAGCAGAAG TTCCGGCTGAAGCGCTGTGGTCTGGGGCACAGAGTATACCTGGTGGAGGAGCATGGCTCTGCACACCACCTTAGCCTTCCTGAGAGCACGCTGCTGCAGGCTGTCACCAACACTCAG GTCATCGATGGCTTCTTTGTGAAGCGCACAGCAGACATCAAGGAGTCAGCTGCCTACCTGGCCCTCTTGACACTGGGCTTGCAGAGGCTCTACCAG GGCCATACCCTACGCAGTCGCCCCTGGGGAACCTCAGGGGATCCTGAATCAAGGCCTGGGCCCTCCCCACATCCTCTCTGCTCACTCCTCACCTTCAGTGACTTCAACGCAGGAGCCATGAAGAACAAG GCCCAGTGTGTGCAGGAGGTGTTCGCCAGGCAGCTGATGCAGGTGCGGGGAGTGAGTGGGGAGAAGGCAGCAGCCATAGTGGGCCAGTACAGCACCCCTGCCAG cctcctggcCGCCTATGACGCCTGTGTCACCCCCAAGGAACAGGAGATGCTGCTGAGCACCATCAAGTGTGGTCGACTGCAAAG GAATCTGGGGCCTGCTCTGAGCAGAATCTTTTCCCAGCTCTACTGCTGCTACAGCCCTCTGACCTGA
- the MUS81 gene encoding structure-specific endonuclease subunit MUS81 isoform X6 yields the protein MAASVRLGRKRPLPVCPNPLFVRWLTEWRDEAASRGRRTQFVFQKALRSLRRYPLPLRSGKEAKILQHFGDRLCRMLDQRLQQHKASGGDHARSSPSGEKSSTPEGPPARVRDSSVPIPAQPKAGGSGSYWPARHSGARAVLLLLYRERLNPSGRSFLTKEELLQRCAQKAPRVALGSTRPWPALRSLLHRNLVLRTHQPARILGTALQRGGRSLSEMCLLQTRKHSWAGPKEADLRSKSTACRWRYSLTPEGLELAQKLAESEGLSSLDVGFRPEEPPGKEPEVPGAASAELGASEGSVQQLPLELGPGEYRVLLCVDVGEAKGAGHRPKLLLELQRLHVTHVVRKLHVGDFVWVAQETRPRDPARPGELVLDHIVERKRLDDLCSSIIDGRFREQKFRLKRCGLGHRVYLVEEHGSAHHLSLPESTLLQAVTNTQVIDGFFVKRTADIKESAAYLALLTLGLQRLYQ from the exons ATGGCAGCGTCGGTCCGCCTGGGCCGGAAACGCCCGCTGCCCGTTTGCCCCAACCCGCTCTTCGTTCGCTGGCTAACCGAATGGCGGGACGAGGCAGCCAGTAGGGGGCGCCGCACGCAATTCGTATTTCAGAAG GCGCTGCGCTCCCTCCGGCGGTACCCACTGCCCCTGCGCAGCGGCAAGGAAGCTAAGATCTTGCAGCACTTCGGAGACAGGCTGTGCCGTATGCTGGACCAGCGGCTGCAGCAGCACAAAGCATCGGGGG GTGACCATGCCCGGAGTTCACCTTCTGGAGAGAAGAGTTCAACCCCAGAAGGGCCACCTGCGAGAGTCCGAGACTCTTCCGTGCCA ATTCCAGCCCAGCCCAAAGCAGGAGGCTCTGGCAGCTACTGGCCAGCTCGGCACTCAGGAGCACGAGCAGTACTGCTGCTGCTTTACAGGGAACGCTTG AATCCTAGTGGCCGTAGTTTCCTAACGAAGGAGGAGCTGCTGCAGAGATGTGCTCAGAAAGCTCCCAGG GTGGCTCTTGGGAGTACTCGACCCTGGCCAGCCCTCCGCTCCCTCCTCCACAGGAACCTGGTTCTCAGGACACACCAGCCAGCCAG AATTTTAGGAACAGCActccagagaggaggaagaagtttGTCTGAAATGTGCTTGTTGCAGACTAGGAAACATTCCTGGGCAGGTCCAAAAGAAGCTGATCTGAGGAGCAAGAGCACAGCCTGtcggtggag GTACTCGCTGACTCCGGAGGGTCTGGAGCTGGCCCAGAAGCTGGCTGAGTCAGAGGGCCTGAGCTCACTGGATGTGGGCTTCAGGCCAGAGGAGCCCCCTGGGAAGGAGCCAGAAGTGCCAGGAGCGGCCTCTGCTGAGct TGGTGCTAGTGAAGGGAGTGTCCAGCAGCTGCCACTGGAGCTTGGGCCTGGAGAGTACAGGGTGCTGTTGTGTGTGGACGTTGGCGAAGCCAAGGG GGCAGGGCACAGGCCAAAATTGCTCCTGGAGCTACAGCGGCTGCACGTGACCCATGTAGTGCGCAAGTTGCACGTCGGGGACTTcgtgtgggtggctcaggagaCCAGGCCCAGAGACCCAG CAAGACCTGGGGAGCTCGTCCTGGACCACATCGTGGAGCGCAAGCGGCTAGATGATCTGTGTAGCAGCATCATAGATGGCCGCTTCCGAGAGCAGAAG TTCCGGCTGAAGCGCTGTGGTCTGGGGCACAGAGTATACCTGGTGGAGGAGCATGGCTCTGCACACCACCTTAGCCTTCCTGAGAGCACGCTGCTGCAGGCTGTCACCAACACTCAG GTCATCGATGGCTTCTTTGTGAAGCGCACAGCAGACATCAAGGAGTCAGCTGCCTACCTGGCCCTCTTGACACTGGGCTTGCAGAGGCTCTACCAG TGA